The genomic DNA GCCCGGCAATCGCGGGCTCGGCGAGCTGCGCACCGTCGACCTCTCGACGCTGCGCCGCCCGCCCGCCGGCGGCGCGCGGGTGCTCGGCGACGTGACCAACCCGTTGCTCGGCGACGCGGGCGCCGCCGCCGTCTTCGGCCCGCAGAAGGGAGCGGATGCCGCGACGGTCCGGCTGCTCGAGGCGAACCTCCGTCGGTTCGTCGACGTGCTCGCCGCGGTCGACGGCACCGATGCCGTCGCGCTGGCCGACGCACCGGGCGCAGGTGCGGCGGGCGGCACCGGGTTCGGGCTGCTGGTGTGGGGCGCGCGGATGGCCGGCGGCGCCGCCGCGGTGGCCGACGCGATCGGCCTCGACCGGGCGCTCGCCGACGCGGACCTCGTGGTGACCGGCGAGGGCCGCTACGACGGGCAGTCCGCAGCGGGCAAGGCGCCGACCGAGGTCGCCGCGCGCGCGGCCGCGGCGGGTGTGCCGGTCGCACTGATCGCCGGCTCCGTCGATGCGGATGCCTCGGCCTTCGCCGCCGCGCAGTCGCTCACGCAGCTGGCGGGGTCGCCCGCCGTCGCGATGGCCGAGCCGATCCGCTGGCTCGAATCCGCCGGCGCGCAGCTCGCGCGATCCCTGCGCTGACCCGCCTCGGGCGGTGATGCGCCACGCGCATCAGTGCCGGAGGCGCTCGTTCGCCCGGTGATGCGCCACGCGCATCAGTGCCGGAGGCGGCGCTGCGGAGCATCCGATCCGGCCGAGAGCCCCCCGCACTGGGGGAGCGGCGCGCTCCGCGGTGTCCGCGCCGCTCTGGACAGCGCGGCCACGCGGGAACAGACTTTTCCTCATGAACCCTGCGCGGGCGTCCATCCGGACGCCCGACCAGCGCCTGCGCGTCTTCGTGAGCTCCACACTGCGCGAGCTCGCGCCCGAGCGGCGCGCCGTGCGCCGCGCGATCGAAGAGCTGCGCCTCGCGCCGGTGATGTTCGAGCTGGGGGCGCGGCCGCATCCGCCGCGCGAGCTCTACCGCGCCTACCTCGAACAGAGCGACATCTTCGTCGGGCTGTACGCCGAACGGTACGGCTGGATCGCGCCCGGCGAGGAGATCTCGGGCCTCGAGGACGAATACCGCCTCGCGCCGCGTGAGATGCCGAAGCTCGTCTACGTGAAAGAGGCGGCAGAACGCGAGCCGCGGCTCGTCGACCTGCTCGACCGCATCCGCGACGACGACGGCGCCGCATACGTCTACTTCGCCGACGAGGACGAACTCGCCGAGCTCGTGCGGGGCGACCTCGCCACCCTGCTCGCCGAGCGGTTCGCGAGCGCCTCGACCCGCGCGCCCGTGTGGCCCGCGACCGGCGAGCCGATCGTCGTCGAGACCGGGCACGTCACCCCGCCGCCGGTGCCGCTGTCCGAGCTGATCGGCCGCGAACGCGAACTCGCCCAGG from Agromyces larvae includes the following:
- a CDS encoding glycerate kinase yields the protein MSRRVVLAPDSFKGTVAAADAAAAIARGWRSVAPDDDLVERPMADGGEGTLDAFAAAVPAAERVPLTVTGPDGRPVDTAWLRLPDGTAVVELASTSGLMLLDPLRPLDAHTVGFGEAIGAAIDAGCERLLLALGGSSSTDGGTGALTALGARFRDALGRPTAPGNRGLGELRTVDLSTLRRPPAGGARVLGDVTNPLLGDAGAAAVFGPQKGADAATVRLLEANLRRFVDVLAAVDGTDAVALADAPGAGAAGGTGFGLLVWGARMAGGAAAVADAIGLDRALADADLVVTGEGRYDGQSAAGKAPTEVAARAAAAGVPVALIAGSVDADASAFAAAQSLTQLAGSPAVAMAEPIRWLESAGAQLARSLR